A genomic segment from Thermotoga neapolitana DSM 4359 encodes:
- the purF gene encoding amidophosphoribosyltransferase, whose protein sequence is MCGIAGVWNVKDAFSVLHDVLLGLQHRGQESAGVVVDGFKTIKGKGLVDTVLTEDRWEDAEKGIGHVRYSTAGSLEDIQPIVAFTRKGRIAVAHNGNIPNGEKWIDMLQEKGAVFQSTLDTEIFLHLISMSEGDIKTSIVKALKKIPLAYSLLILHEEFLAAARDPYGIRPLFYGRYGEGVVVASEDAALKAIGVEDVEEIPPGTVVFFTNKGEEKVKFSSKERRFCSFEFIYFARPDSHFLGQSVHIARYRMGEELFRENPIEADVVVPVLDSGLSGAMGFSSASGIPLDIGLMRNRYVGRSFIMPVDREKIVKKKLVPIEDVVRGKRVVVIDDSIVRGTTMGIIVKILREAGAREVHVGIHSPPVRFPCYYGIDTARKKELVAGERDVEEVKKIVNADSLFYLSLEGLKRAIGRNELCVACFSGEYFHD, encoded by the coding sequence ATGTGCGGAATCGCAGGGGTCTGGAACGTGAAAGACGCCTTCTCAGTGCTTCACGATGTCCTCCTTGGTCTTCAACACAGAGGGCAGGAAAGTGCAGGTGTGGTCGTCGACGGTTTCAAAACGATAAAGGGAAAAGGCCTTGTGGACACCGTTCTCACAGAGGACAGATGGGAAGATGCGGAAAAAGGAATAGGACACGTGAGATATTCGACGGCTGGCTCTCTTGAAGACATCCAACCCATCGTTGCTTTCACACGAAAGGGAAGGATCGCGGTTGCCCACAACGGGAATATACCGAACGGAGAAAAATGGATAGATATGCTTCAGGAAAAAGGTGCCGTTTTCCAGAGCACCCTTGATACTGAAATCTTCCTTCATCTCATATCGATGAGTGAGGGTGATATAAAAACTTCCATCGTCAAGGCACTGAAAAAGATTCCTCTTGCGTACTCCCTTTTGATCCTCCACGAAGAATTCCTCGCAGCAGCAAGGGATCCTTACGGCATCCGTCCTCTGTTCTATGGAAGATACGGAGAAGGTGTGGTGGTGGCATCTGAGGATGCTGCGCTGAAGGCCATAGGAGTGGAGGATGTGGAGGAGATCCCTCCTGGAACCGTAGTGTTTTTCACAAACAAAGGTGAAGAAAAAGTGAAATTCAGCAGCAAAGAAAGGAGATTCTGTTCGTTCGAGTTCATCTACTTTGCAAGACCAGACAGTCACTTCCTCGGTCAGAGTGTTCATATTGCACGTTACAGAATGGGTGAAGAACTCTTCAGAGAAAACCCGATAGAGGCCGATGTTGTTGTTCCTGTGCTCGATTCTGGACTCTCCGGAGCCATGGGATTTTCTTCCGCTTCCGGCATTCCTCTGGACATCGGACTGATGAGGAATCGATACGTGGGAAGAAGTTTCATAATGCCCGTGGACAGAGAAAAGATAGTGAAGAAAAAATTGGTTCCAATAGAAGACGTGGTGCGCGGAAAGAGGGTTGTGGTCATAGACGATTCGATCGTCAGGGGAACCACAATGGGAATCATTGTGAAGATACTGAGGGAGGCTGGGGCAAGGGAAGTTCACGTGGGGATCCATTCCCCACCCGTTCGTTTCCCGTGTTACTACGGCATCGATACGGCCCGCAAGAAGGAACTCGTCGCAGGAGAACGGGATGTGGAGGAAGTCAAGAAGATCGTCAACGCAGATTCTCTCTTCTACCTGTCACTCGAAGGTTTGAAGAGAGCCATCGGGAGGAATGAACTGTGTGTGGCGTGCTTCAGCGGGGAGTACTTCCACGACTAG
- the purQ gene encoding phosphoribosylformylglycinamidine synthase subunit PurQ: MKPKACVVVYPGSNCDRDAHYALEINGFEPRFVGLDDRLDDYELIILPGGFSYGDYLRPGAVAAREKIASEIRKAAEKGKLIMGICNGFQILIEMGLLKGALLQNSSGKFICKWVDLTVEDTNSPFTNAFTPGERIRIPIAHRFGRYVKIDEVNVALRYVENVNGSDERIAGIFNEEKNIFGLMPHPERAVENLLGGEDGRKVFQSILNYLKR, translated from the coding sequence GTGAAACCGAAAGCGTGTGTGGTGGTTTACCCGGGATCCAACTGCGACAGAGACGCTCACTATGCCCTCGAGATAAACGGATTCGAACCCAGGTTCGTGGGACTGGATGACAGGCTCGACGATTACGAATTGATCATTCTTCCCGGAGGCTTTTCCTATGGAGACTACCTGCGTCCCGGTGCTGTGGCTGCAAGAGAAAAGATCGCCTCCGAAATCAGGAAAGCGGCAGAAAAAGGAAAACTGATAATGGGAATCTGCAACGGTTTTCAGATCCTCATAGAGATGGGACTTCTCAAGGGGGCGCTTCTTCAAAACTCCTCGGGAAAGTTCATCTGCAAGTGGGTTGATCTCACCGTTGAAGACACGAACTCTCCCTTCACAAACGCCTTCACTCCTGGCGAAAGAATCAGGATTCCAATTGCCCACAGGTTTGGAAGGTACGTGAAGATAGACGAGGTGAACGTGGCTCTGAGATACGTTGAAAACGTGAACGGATCCGATGAGAGAATCGCAGGAATCTTCAACGAAGAGAAAAACATCTTCGGACTCATGCCCCATCCCGAAAGGGCCGTCGAGAACCTCCTCGGTGGCGAAGACGGCAGAAAGGTTTTTCAGTCCATCCTCAACTACTTGAAGAGGTGA
- the purM gene encoding phosphoribosylformylglycinamidine cyclo-ligase — translation MKYTYRDAGVDVERGENFSRKIKSVVKLPEWLMKEPTGYAAVLKIAEPPIAVTADGIGTKLILHRKYGTWRYAAEDLVGMNYNDLVCVGARPVAFLDYLGVERISEEHEQFITELVDVLENVGVKLVGGETAEMPDVYHGDWDAVGFAVGVLERKIPVDTIKEGDIIVGIPSSGFHSNGWSLIRRILREEKIEPESLDFDLLKGTRIYREVIDVFDWVKGIAHVTGGGIIRALKRVLGNLGAHVSLPGRDFIDWILKYVEFEEAINTFNMGIGMFLIVEKENVEYVLGKVDGVVAGRVDTDWRIEYGGGGDRCV, via the coding sequence GTGAAGTACACTTACCGGGATGCCGGAGTTGACGTCGAAAGAGGAGAGAACTTTTCCAGAAAGATAAAGAGTGTGGTGAAACTGCCAGAGTGGTTGATGAAGGAACCAACGGGGTACGCTGCTGTGCTGAAAATCGCAGAACCTCCGATCGCTGTCACGGCAGACGGCATCGGAACAAAGCTCATCCTCCACAGAAAGTATGGAACCTGGCGCTACGCCGCCGAAGATCTCGTCGGAATGAACTACAACGATCTGGTCTGTGTTGGGGCAAGACCCGTTGCCTTCCTCGACTACCTCGGTGTGGAAAGGATATCCGAAGAACACGAGCAGTTTATAACAGAACTCGTGGACGTTCTTGAAAACGTGGGTGTCAAACTGGTCGGCGGAGAAACCGCGGAGATGCCAGACGTCTACCATGGAGACTGGGACGCCGTGGGATTCGCCGTTGGCGTTCTGGAAAGGAAGATCCCGGTTGATACGATAAAGGAAGGAGACATCATCGTCGGAATTCCCTCTTCCGGTTTTCACTCGAACGGCTGGTCACTCATAAGGAGGATACTGAGAGAAGAGAAGATAGAACCTGAAAGCCTGGATTTCGACCTTCTGAAAGGAACGCGAATATACAGAGAAGTCATCGATGTGTTCGATTGGGTCAAGGGAATCGCACACGTGACCGGTGGTGGTATCATCAGAGCCTTAAAGAGAGTTCTTGGAAACCTCGGGGCACATGTTTCTCTTCCGGGAAGGGATTTCATCGACTGGATCCTGAAGTACGTTGAATTCGAAGAAGCCATCAACACCTTCAACATGGGAATCGGCATGTTTTTGATCGTGGAGAAGGAAAACGTAGAGTACGTTCTCGGCAAAGTGGACGGTGTTGTGGCTGGCAGGGTCGATACCGACTGGAGGATAGAGTACGGAGGTGGGGGGGATAGGTGTGTTTGA
- the purD gene encoding phosphoribosylamine--glycine ligase has protein sequence MRVHILGSGGREHAIGWAFSQQGYEVHFYPGNAGTKRDGTNHPYEGEKTIKGISDEDVIIPGSEEYLVEGVANWKSNVFGPIKEVARLEGSKVFAKRFMKKYGIRTARFEVAETPEELKEKIKKFSPPYVIKADGLARGKGVLILDSEEEAIEKGSKLITGELIKGVKGPVVIDEYLEGEELSAMAIVNGRDFVILPFVRDYKRLLDNDRGPNTGGMGSWGPVSVSQETVSKIEELFDKTLWGVEKEGYTYRGFLYLGLMLHDGDPYILEYNVRLGDPETEVIVVLNPEAFVNAVLEGYRGGRMEAIRPNGFAVDVVLASKGYPDNPEKGKEITLPEDGLIFFAGVAEKDGKLVTAGGRVLHCMGSGATREEARKKAYELAERVQFEGKMYRRDIAS, from the coding sequence ATGAGGGTACACATCCTTGGATCAGGTGGAAGAGAACACGCCATAGGATGGGCATTCTCCCAGCAGGGTTATGAGGTTCACTTTTATCCGGGAAACGCCGGAACAAAAAGAGATGGAACAAACCACCCCTACGAAGGAGAAAAGACGATAAAGGGAATATCAGATGAAGACGTCATCATACCGGGCTCTGAAGAATACCTTGTAGAAGGTGTTGCGAACTGGAAATCGAACGTTTTCGGTCCAATAAAGGAAGTTGCAAGGCTTGAGGGTTCCAAGGTCTTCGCCAAGCGTTTCATGAAAAAGTACGGTATAAGAACCGCTCGCTTCGAAGTGGCAGAAACCCCGGAGGAATTGAAGGAAAAGATAAAGAAATTTTCCCCTCCGTACGTGATAAAGGCAGACGGTCTGGCACGCGGTAAGGGTGTCCTGATCCTTGACTCGGAAGAAGAGGCAATCGAGAAGGGATCAAAACTCATCACGGGAGAGCTCATAAAAGGTGTCAAAGGACCCGTGGTGATCGATGAATACCTGGAGGGAGAAGAACTTTCCGCCATGGCGATCGTCAACGGAAGAGATTTCGTGATACTTCCCTTCGTCAGAGATTACAAGCGGCTGCTGGACAACGACAGAGGACCCAACACGGGTGGTATGGGGTCGTGGGGTCCCGTGAGCGTATCGCAGGAGACGGTCTCGAAGATAGAGGAACTCTTCGATAAGACGCTCTGGGGAGTGGAAAAAGAAGGTTATACCTACCGGGGTTTTCTGTATCTCGGCCTGATGTTGCACGACGGTGATCCCTACATCCTTGAATACAACGTAAGACTGGGAGATCCTGAAACAGAAGTGATCGTGGTTCTGAATCCTGAAGCTTTCGTTAACGCCGTTCTGGAAGGCTACAGAGGTGGTAGAATGGAAGCGATCAGACCAAACGGATTCGCCGTGGACGTGGTTCTGGCATCGAAGGGCTACCCGGACAACCCTGAAAAAGGAAAGGAAATCACACTTCCAGAAGACGGTCTCATCTTCTTTGCTGGAGTTGCGGAGAAAGACGGGAAACTGGTAACAGCAGGTGGAAGGGTGCTTCACTGCATGGGATCTGGTGCAACCAGAGAGGAGGCAAGAAAAAAAGCCTATGAACTCGCTGAAAGGGTACAATTCGAAGGAAAGATGTACAGGAGGGATATCGCCTCGTGA
- the purN gene encoding phosphoribosylglycinamide formyltransferase → MCGVLQRGVLPRLVVLASGNGSNFEAIVKASRDGVLKAEVQELLVDRECFAIERAKKLKVRWKKLEKPWQKSLSERLEELKPDLIVLAGFMRILPPEIVRRWQWKIVNIHPSLLPAFPGMHAIEKAYEYGVKVTGITIHFVDEGVDTGPIIFQKALEIKKDWSLEKLEEEIHRIEHRYYPIVIQKVLEGKWRTEGRRVILEEDIG, encoded by the coding sequence GTGTGTGGCGTGCTTCAGCGGGGAGTACTTCCACGACTAGTGGTGCTTGCATCGGGAAACGGAAGCAACTTCGAAGCGATCGTGAAGGCCTCACGGGACGGAGTCCTGAAGGCAGAAGTTCAGGAACTTCTGGTGGACAGAGAGTGCTTTGCCATCGAGAGGGCAAAGAAACTGAAAGTGCGCTGGAAAAAACTGGAAAAACCCTGGCAGAAGTCTTTGAGCGAAAGACTCGAAGAACTCAAGCCAGATCTGATCGTTCTTGCTGGCTTCATGAGGATTCTCCCACCGGAGATAGTGAGGAGATGGCAGTGGAAGATAGTGAACATCCACCCATCGCTTCTTCCTGCCTTTCCTGGAATGCACGCCATAGAGAAGGCCTACGAATACGGTGTGAAGGTCACGGGGATCACCATCCATTTCGTTGACGAGGGTGTGGACACCGGCCCCATCATCTTCCAGAAAGCCCTGGAGATAAAAAAGGACTGGTCACTGGAGAAACTCGAGGAAGAGATACACAGGATAGAGCACCGTTACTACCCGATAGTTATACAGAAGGTCCTCGAAGGAAAGTGGAGAACAGAAGGAAGGAGGGTTATCCTTGAAGAGGATATTGGTTAG
- the purL gene encoding phosphoribosylformylglycinamidine synthase subunit PurL: MKLRYLDILKRELGREPTFVELQAFSVMWSEHCGYSHTKKYIKKLPKTGFEGNAGVVNLDDYYSIAFKIESHNHPSAIEPYNGAATGVGGIIRDVLAMGARPTAIFDSLHMARIIDGIIEGIADYGNSIGVPTVGGELRISPLYEHNPLVNVLAAGVVRNDMLVDSKATRPGQVIVVFGGATGRDGIHGASFASEDLTGEKATKLSIQVGDPFAEKMLIEAFLKMVEEGLVEGAQDLGAGGVLSATSELVAKGGLGAIVHLDRVPLREPDMEPWEILISESQERMAVVTSPEKAVRILEIAKEHLLFGGVVAEVIKDPIYRVLYKDQLVMEVPVQLLANAPEEEIVEYKPGEIPKFDTLKFEEVNAREVFEQYDHMVGTDTVLPPGFGAAVMRIKGNSGYSLVTHSRADLAIQDTYWGTFIAVLESVRKTLAVGATPLAITNCVNYGDPDVDPAGLSAMMTALKDACEFSGVPVASGNASLYNTYRGKPIPPTLVVGMLGRVDPQKVVKPGPSRVFAVGWPDFELEREKELWKVIKKLADEGSFILASSHLLTKTHVESFKEFGLKIDLKLLKVEPAHQMILVFSEKTPAVSVPVREIGTVSR; the protein is encoded by the coding sequence ATGAAGTTGAGATATCTGGACATCCTGAAGAGGGAGCTTGGAAGGGAACCTACCTTCGTCGAGCTTCAGGCGTTCTCTGTCATGTGGAGTGAACACTGCGGATACTCCCACACGAAGAAGTACATAAAAAAGCTTCCAAAAACGGGCTTTGAAGGAAATGCGGGTGTTGTGAATCTCGACGACTACTATTCGATCGCCTTCAAAATAGAGAGCCACAACCACCCGAGTGCGATCGAACCTTACAACGGAGCGGCAACGGGTGTTGGGGGCATCATCAGGGATGTGCTCGCAATGGGTGCACGTCCCACAGCGATCTTCGACTCACTGCATATGGCCCGGATCATAGACGGTATCATCGAGGGAATAGCCGACTACGGAAATTCAATAGGGGTCCCAACGGTCGGAGGAGAACTCAGGATATCACCTCTGTACGAACACAATCCACTCGTCAACGTGCTCGCAGCGGGTGTCGTGAGAAACGATATGCTGGTCGATTCAAAAGCAACCAGACCGGGACAGGTCATCGTCGTTTTCGGTGGGGCAACGGGAAGAGACGGAATACACGGGGCGTCTTTTGCCTCGGAAGACCTCACGGGAGAAAAAGCTACAAAGCTTTCGATACAGGTTGGAGACCCATTCGCTGAAAAGATGCTCATAGAAGCATTTTTAAAGATGGTGGAAGAGGGCCTCGTTGAGGGAGCACAGGACCTTGGAGCAGGTGGTGTGCTGTCTGCCACGTCCGAACTCGTGGCAAAGGGCGGTCTTGGAGCAATTGTACACCTTGACCGTGTACCGCTCAGGGAACCCGATATGGAACCCTGGGAGATCCTCATAAGCGAAAGTCAGGAGAGAATGGCGGTGGTCACCTCCCCTGAAAAGGCAGTTCGCATACTGGAGATTGCAAAAGAACACCTTCTCTTCGGCGGTGTCGTCGCTGAAGTGATCAAAGATCCCATTTACAGGGTACTCTACAAGGATCAGTTAGTGATGGAGGTACCCGTTCAACTTCTTGCGAACGCACCGGAAGAGGAGATCGTAGAGTACAAACCTGGAGAGATCCCAAAGTTCGATACGCTGAAATTCGAGGAAGTGAACGCCAGAGAGGTCTTCGAACAGTACGATCACATGGTGGGAACAGACACCGTTCTTCCTCCAGGATTTGGAGCTGCGGTCATGAGAATAAAGGGAAACAGTGGATACTCCCTCGTCACACACAGCAGGGCAGACCTGGCCATTCAGGACACCTACTGGGGTACCTTCATAGCCGTTCTGGAGAGCGTGAGAAAGACTCTTGCAGTTGGTGCCACTCCCCTTGCCATAACGAACTGTGTGAACTACGGAGATCCCGATGTCGATCCAGCTGGGCTCTCTGCGATGATGACGGCTCTGAAAGATGCCTGTGAATTTTCCGGTGTGCCCGTGGCCTCTGGAAACGCCTCACTCTACAACACGTACAGGGGAAAACCCATACCCCCCACACTAGTTGTGGGAATGCTCGGAAGGGTGGATCCACAGAAGGTGGTAAAACCAGGGCCCTCAAGAGTTTTCGCAGTTGGCTGGCCGGATTTCGAACTGGAAAGGGAGAAAGAACTCTGGAAGGTCATAAAGAAACTCGCAGACGAGGGATCTTTCATCCTTGCCTCATCTCACCTTCTGACGAAAACGCACGTGGAAAGTTTCAAAGAGTTCGGACTGAAGATCGATTTGAAACTTCTAAAGGTAGAACCTGCACATCAGATGATCCTGGTGTTCTCCGAAAAAACTCCCGCTGTGAGTGTTCCTGTGAGGGAGATAGGTACCGTTTCGAGGTGA
- a CDS encoding bifunctional phosphoribosylaminoimidazolecarboxamide formyltransferase/inosine monophosphate cyclohydrolase has protein sequence MKRILVSLYEKEKYLDVLKKLHEEGWEIWASSGTAKFLKENGVEANDVSTITGFENLLGGLVKTLHPEIFAGILGPEPRWDVVFVDLYPPPDIDIGGVALLRAAAKNWRKVKPAFDMETLKLAIEKDDEETRKYLAGMTFAFTSAYDSVRANQFIEGVSLSFRREDLKLRYGENPHERAFVYGKPAFEILHEGKTISFNNILDAENAWFVAKNLPKTGAVVVKHQSPCGAAIGEDRVEVVKKAIEADDESSFGGILAVNFEMDDEVASSLKKYLEVIVAPSFTKEAVEILSKKKVRLLKPEDYTPTAGKMAFGALVLSERKYPDGDFELVVGEPLSEKELEDLDFAYRVVEGVKSNAVLIVKDGVTVGIGSGQPSRKRAAWIATVMAKEKAKGAIAASDAFFPFPDSLEILAQAGVKAVVAPLGSIRDEEVLSKAKELGLTFYKAPSRVFRH, from the coding sequence TTGAAGAGGATATTGGTTAGTCTGTACGAGAAAGAAAAGTACCTGGACGTGTTGAAGAAACTCCATGAGGAAGGATGGGAGATCTGGGCAAGTTCTGGGACGGCGAAGTTTTTGAAAGAAAACGGCGTAGAGGCAAACGACGTGAGCACCATCACGGGCTTTGAAAACCTCCTCGGCGGGCTGGTGAAAACGCTGCATCCGGAAATATTCGCGGGGATCCTGGGACCAGAGCCAAGGTGGGATGTGGTCTTCGTGGACCTCTATCCACCTCCTGATATCGACATAGGCGGTGTGGCTCTTCTTCGTGCGGCGGCAAAAAACTGGAGGAAGGTAAAACCCGCTTTTGACATGGAAACCCTGAAACTTGCCATCGAAAAGGACGATGAGGAAACAAGGAAGTATCTTGCCGGAATGACCTTCGCGTTCACCAGCGCATACGATTCCGTGAGGGCAAACCAGTTCATCGAAGGAGTGTCCCTTTCCTTCAGAAGAGAGGATCTCAAGTTGAGATACGGTGAAAACCCACACGAAAGGGCTTTCGTGTATGGAAAACCCGCCTTTGAGATTCTCCACGAGGGAAAGACAATATCGTTCAACAACATCCTGGACGCGGAGAATGCATGGTTCGTGGCAAAAAATCTGCCAAAAACGGGGGCAGTCGTTGTGAAACACCAGTCCCCCTGTGGAGCTGCGATCGGTGAAGACAGGGTGGAGGTTGTGAAGAAAGCCATAGAAGCAGACGACGAGTCGAGCTTTGGTGGTATCCTCGCTGTGAACTTCGAGATGGACGACGAGGTGGCATCATCCCTGAAGAAGTACCTCGAGGTGATCGTTGCCCCATCCTTCACGAAAGAGGCCGTCGAGATACTGTCGAAGAAAAAGGTGAGACTTCTCAAACCCGAAGATTACACCCCTACGGCCGGAAAGATGGCCTTCGGTGCCCTCGTTCTGAGTGAAAGAAAATATCCGGATGGAGATTTCGAACTCGTCGTGGGAGAACCCCTTTCTGAGAAGGAACTCGAAGACCTGGATTTCGCTTACAGGGTGGTGGAAGGTGTAAAGTCGAACGCCGTTCTCATAGTCAAGGACGGTGTGACTGTGGGAATAGGAAGCGGGCAGCCTTCCAGGAAGAGAGCCGCCTGGATCGCCACGGTGATGGCAAAAGAGAAAGCAAAAGGAGCAATAGCGGCTTCCGATGCCTTCTTCCCATTCCCCGACTCGCTGGAGATACTCGCTCAGGCTGGGGTGAAGGCCGTTGTCGCGCCCCTCGGATCCATAAGGGACGAAGAAGTTCTCTCAAAGGCCAAAGAACTCGGGCTCACCTTCTACAAAGCCCCCAGCAGGGTCTTCAGACACTGA
- the purS gene encoding phosphoribosylformylglycinamidine synthase subunit PurS codes for MPIFKFAVDVQYRSNIRDPRGETIERVLREEKNLPVKRLRLGKSIHLEVEAEDREKAYEIVKRACEELLVNPVVEEYEVREL; via the coding sequence TTGCCGATCTTTAAGTTTGCAGTAGACGTTCAGTACAGAAGCAACATCAGGGATCCACGTGGAGAGACGATCGAGCGCGTGTTGAGAGAAGAGAAAAACCTGCCCGTGAAGAGGCTGAGGCTGGGAAAATCCATCCACCTGGAAGTGGAGGCAGAAGACAGAGAAAAGGCGTACGAAATCGTGAAGAGAGCCTGCGAAGAACTCCTGGTAAACCCCGTAGTGGAAGAGTATGAGGTGAGGGAGCTGTGA
- a CDS encoding NAD+ synthase: MKQLRVTLAQLNPTLGDFEGNLKKAIEALKTAEERGSDLLIFPELFLPGYPPEDLMLRLSFLRENRRYLLELASHTKSCEVTVLVGFIDSDEDAYNAAAVLKRGEVLGVYRKMFLPNYGVFDERRYFKPGEELLVLKMGDVKIGVTICEDIWNPVEPSASLSLGEGVHLVANLSASPYHVGKPRLRKEYLSMKAYDYHTAIAYCNMVGGQDELVFDGGSIVVDASGEVISYGKLFEEEIITVDLDLDENLRVSLLDPRRRYMRSQNYPVKIVDVGGLRRKSSHFDPLIHPIPKREEEMFRALVTGVRDYVRKNGFEKVVIGLSGGMDSSLVAVIATEALGKENVKGVLMPSMYTSKSSLEDAQKLAENLGIETFIIPITDVFRSYLDALKEVFAGKEPDITEENIQARIRGNYLMALSNKFGWLVLTTGNKSEMATGYATLYGDMAGGFAVIKDVYKTDVYRIGRWYNEWKGREIIPENVFVKPPSAELRPGQTDQEKLPPYEILDEILKLYIEEGLDPEEIALKGFDKKMVVEVTEMVRKNEYKRKQAAIGTKISTRAFGKDWRMPITNRFREPL, from the coding sequence ATGAAACAGCTCAGGGTAACACTGGCTCAGCTCAATCCGACTCTCGGTGATTTTGAGGGAAATTTGAAAAAGGCGATAGAGGCCCTCAAAACAGCGGAAGAAAGGGGCAGTGACCTTCTCATCTTTCCGGAACTCTTCCTGCCCGGATATCCTCCGGAGGATCTCATGCTGAGGCTCTCTTTCCTGAGGGAAAACAGGCGGTACCTTCTGGAACTTGCCTCGCACACGAAAAGCTGTGAAGTGACCGTTCTTGTGGGATTCATCGATAGCGACGAAGACGCGTACAACGCCGCGGCCGTCCTGAAGAGGGGAGAGGTACTTGGAGTCTACAGAAAGATGTTCCTTCCAAACTACGGTGTTTTCGACGAAAGAAGGTACTTCAAGCCAGGAGAAGAACTTCTTGTTTTGAAGATGGGCGACGTCAAGATAGGTGTCACCATCTGTGAAGACATCTGGAATCCGGTAGAGCCGAGTGCATCCCTGTCCCTCGGAGAAGGGGTACATCTCGTGGCGAACCTCTCTGCCTCGCCTTACCACGTGGGAAAACCACGCTTGAGAAAAGAATATCTCTCGATGAAGGCGTACGACTACCACACGGCGATAGCCTACTGCAACATGGTGGGAGGGCAGGATGAACTCGTTTTCGACGGAGGAAGCATCGTCGTCGACGCGTCCGGAGAGGTGATCAGTTACGGAAAACTTTTCGAAGAGGAAATCATCACGGTGGACCTTGATCTCGATGAAAATCTGAGAGTTTCCCTTCTCGACCCAAGAAGAAGGTACATGAGGTCCCAGAACTACCCTGTGAAGATCGTCGATGTGGGAGGACTTCGCAGAAAGTCTTCACACTTCGATCCACTGATCCATCCGATACCGAAGAGAGAAGAGGAGATGTTCAGAGCACTGGTCACAGGTGTGAGGGATTATGTCAGGAAAAACGGATTCGAAAAGGTTGTGATCGGTCTCAGCGGAGGGATGGACTCTTCTCTTGTTGCGGTCATAGCAACGGAAGCCCTGGGAAAAGAGAACGTGAAAGGTGTTCTCATGCCGTCTATGTACACCTCAAAATCGAGCCTTGAGGACGCTCAAAAACTCGCAGAGAACCTCGGAATAGAGACGTTCATCATACCCATCACCGATGTTTTCAGGTCGTACCTCGATGCCCTGAAGGAAGTTTTTGCCGGCAAAGAGCCGGATATAACGGAGGAGAACATCCAGGCAAGAATAAGAGGAAACTACCTGATGGCACTCTCGAACAAGTTCGGCTGGCTCGTTCTCACCACAGGAAACAAGAGTGAGATGGCAACAGGGTACGCCACACTCTACGGAGATATGGCAGGCGGTTTTGCAGTCATAAAGGACGTTTACAAGACGGACGTGTACAGGATAGGGCGATGGTACAACGAGTGGAAGGGAAGGGAAATAATCCCGGAGAACGTCTTCGTGAAGCCCCCTTCCGCCGAACTCAGGCCAGGACAGACGGATCAGGAGAAACTTCCACCTTACGAAATCCTTGACGAGATACTGAAACTTTACATAGAAGAGGGGTTGGATCCTGAAGAGATCGCCCTCAAGGGATTCGACAAGAAGATGGTGGTGGAAGTGACCGAGATGGTACGAAAGAACGAGTACAAAAGAAAGCAGGCCGCCATCGGAACGAAGATCTCAACCAGGGCCTTCGGGAAGGACTGGAGGATGCCCATAACGAACAGGTTCAGAGAACCTCTCTGA